DNA from Solanum stenotomum isolate F172 chromosome 3, ASM1918654v1, whole genome shotgun sequence:
CAATTGTTTAGCATCACAGTGTGTTGATTTtctcatggtatcagagcacagggCTTAGATCCTTCTTTCTTTCCGCAACCACAACAGTCTGTGAGCTTCAATTCTTGAAGAGTTACATTGtgaatttaattcttttttcgtttctttgtttcaatttttgagTTTCAGTTGTTGTTTCTCAATTGAATATGTTTCTTCTTTCTGGTTCTCACTCGTTTTAAATCTCTCCATGATCTCATCTCACTATGGTTGATCAACAAGTTGATCCAATTTCAAGTGGTTCTACATCCACTGTTAGGATGGATATTCCTAGTCCTTTCTATCAACACCCTTTCGAGAATGCAGGTTCATCTCTATTACATGGAGTTTTCGATGGTACTGGTTATAGATCCTGGAAGAGAGTTGTTCTTAGGGCTTTATCTATTAAGAGCAAAACAGGCTTTATCAATGGGAAACTTGCAAAATCCAATCCAGATGATCCAAGCTTCCAGCAGTGGGAGAGATGTGATGATATGGTAACCTCTTGGATTTTGAATTCCTTGTCACCAGATCTAAGAGATAGTCTACAATATGTTAATCATGCACATGAATTGTGGGTTGAATTGGAAGAAAGGTATGATCAGATCAATGGTTGTAAGTTGTACCAGCTTCAAAAGGAGATAAATGATCTTGTCCAGGGGACCTTGGATGTTACTGGATACTATACAAAGATGAAGAAACTTTGGGAAGAGATGAGCACTGTTGATGTAAGCTCTCAATGCAGTTGTGTGTGCACTTGCGGTGGTAAGATTAAGctagcgtttggccatagatttccaaatatttttggcaaatattatttgggtgaatttcaccatgtgtttggccatagtatttgggaaacatatttcatttttttttaagaaatatgatttatacccataagtttttagaactatcaaaactaacaaTAAATTTGTATTACATAACAAAATAGAAATGTCACGTAGCAAGATTCATGACTTCCGCAACAAATCAACAAGCATCATTACAGTAAATATTCACATTGTTAAAAGAGACTAGTACAAATCATGATAATGAAAATACAactaatatgaatttgaaaaagaagaagaaaacagaaGGAAATAAATATCGCAATCACTGAAGCACCTTTGCCTTCTCTTCCAGAAGAGTTCAaactattatttaatataatcttcCCACATTTTATGAACAATCTCTTCTCGATGAGCTTGCATTTGCAAATCAGATGATCGAGAAGATGAAGCGATGTTACCCTGAGCCGATTATTCGttattttcatcaacaaccatatcgtcactttcatattcactgaatattCCATCACTATtttggtgttcacgtaaaaaTTCATTGAGTTCAAACTTTCATCATCAAACTTATCTCGATTTTTAATTATCAATCGTGGACCACTGATGGCATAACCTTTAAATCTAGACTTGCTCGCATCATCATGCAAGACACTTATAAAGATAGGTGTTTCTTCATCGGTCCATTTATCAACAGTTGAACCAcgtgatttatttatttttttgcgtTTCTACAATACAACATCAACATGACAACACATCATATgcataacttaattttttttagagtgcACAAAATCTGAAAGCATATCtttaactaaaaatgaaagacgTACGTTGCATCAGTcgaatgataaaataaaacacaAGGAGAAAAGATTCTTATCATTCATAACTCTTAAAACCTAGACAAGAGAACAAATTCATACAGATCAATTCAAGCAAGATCAATCTAAAGAAAATTCATACATATATGCTCTCTATAATAGAAAAGTTTATTAATT
Protein-coding regions in this window:
- the LOC125858834 gene encoding uncharacterized protein LOC125858834, translated to MVDQQVDPISSGSTSTVRMDIPSPFYQHPFENAGSSLLHGVFDGTGYRSWKRVVLRALSIKSKTGFINGKLAKSNPDDPSFQQWERCDDMVTSWILNSLSPDLRDSLQYVNHAHELWVELEERYDQINGCKLYQLQKEINDLVQGTLDVTGYYTKMKKLWEEMSTVDVSSQCSCVCTCGGKIKLARTGHTRERCYKLHGYLSNSKFSKGKNVVSAENMYTFENDRSQCEEEPELRKQMPLNLSKN